A window from Gallus gallus isolate bGalGal1 chromosome 5, bGalGal1.mat.broiler.GRCg7b, whole genome shotgun sequence encodes these proteins:
- the ANKRD9 gene encoding ankyrin repeat domain-containing protein 9 yields the protein MPWSVRWVGGPGAQSQKQCKKSSFAFYQAVRDLLPVWFLEDMRTMEVFHWEDGGKVSLYSPSEALLYALVHDHQPYARHLLAKFPQSALAVPSQSFSCCQASAPHLAMAVRYNRVRVLFRILKAVQAFPPAERAAHLDRRGCSRVEGGKTALHLACELVRPECLLLLLGHGASPCLRDGAGNTPLDTLLQQVGHAPVANMRAKLLCLDCLFLFVPQDLRFAMKQQLLDDRQQWQDLLGESRFRCLVGLAPPSLFVGAMRVLIRTIAPEHFPEALDDLPLPHFLKPLDLKLES from the coding sequence CGCCCAGTCGCAGAAGCAGTGCAAGAAATCGTCCTTCGCCTTCTACCAAGCGGTGCGCGACCTGCTGCCCGTCTGGTTCCTGGAGGACATGCGGACCATGGAGGTCTTCCACTGGGAGGACGGGGGCAAGGTGAGCCTCTACTCGCCCTCCGAGGCGCTGCTGTACGCCCTGGTGCACGACCACCAGCCCTACGCCCGGCACCTGCTCGCTAAGTTCCCGCAGAGCGCGCTGGCCGTGCCCAGCCAGagcttcagctgctgccaggcctCGGCTCCTCACCTGGCCATGGCCGTCCGCTACAACCGCGTCCGCGTCCTCTTCCGCATCCTCAAGGCCGTGCAGGCCTTCCCGCCGGCCGAGCGGGCCGCCCACCTGGACCGCCGGGGCTGCAGCCGCGTGGAGGGCGGCAAGACGGCCCTGCACCTGGCCTGCGAGCTGGTGCGGCCCgagtgcctgctgctgctgctggggcacggCGCCTCGCCCTGCCTGCGCGACGGCGCGGGGAACACCCCCCTGGacaccctgctgcagcaggtgggCCACGCGCCGGTGGCCAACATGCGCGCCAAGCTGCTCTGCCTCGACTGCCTCTTCCTCTTCGTGCCTCAGGACCTGCGGTTCGCCATGAAACAACAACTGCTGGACGACCGGCAGCAGTGGCAGGACTTGCTGGGGGAGAGCCGGTTCCGGTGCCTGGTGGGCCTGGCTCCCCCGTCGCTGTTTGTCGGAGCCATGCGTGTCTTGATCAGGACCATTGCACCCGAGCACTTCCCCGAGGCTCTGGACGATCTGCCGCTACCGCACTTCCTAAAGCCTTTGGACTTGAAGCTGGAGAGCTAG